One window from the genome of Scatophagus argus isolate fScaArg1 chromosome 13, fScaArg1.pri, whole genome shotgun sequence encodes:
- the ralbp1 gene encoding ralA-binding protein 1: MTECFLPPSSSPAEQRRAEHQGGVARTPSSEEISPTKFPGLYRTGEPSPPHDGHHHEAPDAYVSDDDKEHNKKKNKFKKKEKRTEGYAAFQEDSSADEAESPSKMKRSKGIHVFKKPSFSKKKEKDFKVKEKGPKEDKAKDKKSKDLTAADVVKQWKEKKKKKKPTTEAEPVPVETPTFRPIFGAPLVEAVKRTALYDGIQLPAIFRECVDYIESYGMKCEGIYRVSGMKSKVDELKAAYDREECPCLEEYDPHTVASLLKQYLRELPENLLGRDLAQRFEDACGRQVEAEKVTEFQRLLAEVAPESRLVLSWLLTHMDHVIAREADTKMNIQNISIVLNPTIQIGNRVLYVFFTHVKELFGDVVLKPVVRPLRWSNMATMPALPETQESIKEEIRRQEFLLNCLHRDLQAGVKDLSKEERLWEVQRILTALKRKLREAKRQECESKIAQEIASLSKEDVSKEEMTENEEEVINLLLAQENEILTEQEELISLEQVLRRQIATEKEEIERLRAEIADIQSRQQGRSETEEYSSDSESESEDEEELQLILEDLQKQNEELENKNTHLNQAIHEEQEAILELRVQLRLLQSHKLQQELTVQQPAEQAPPTQPSPEPRSEEQTKRSVAAAAAGADAAASANGKAAKDPSKPSPNKDRRDTNM; encoded by the exons ATGACTGAGTGCTTCCTGCCCCCCAGCAGCAGCCCTGCAGAGCAGCGCAGGGCTGAACACCAAGGGGGCGTGGCACGCACCCCCAGCTCTGAGGAGATCAGTCCCACCAAGTTCCCCGGCTTGTACCGCACCGGGGAACCATCGCCGCCTCACGATGGCCATCACCACGAGGCACCGGACGCCTACGTCTCAGACGACGACAAAGAGcacaacaagaagaagaacaagttcaagaagaaggagaaaagga CGGAAGGGTACGCCGCCTTCCAGGAGGACAGCTCAGCAGACGAAGCAGAGAGCCCGTCCAAGATGAAGCGCTCCAAAGGAATCCATGTGTTCAAGAAGCCCAGCTTCtccaagaagaaagaaaaggacttCAAGGTGAAGGAGAAGGGCCCCAAGGAGGACAAGGCCAAGGATAAAAAATCTAAGGACCTGACGGCTGCAGACGTGGTTAAACAatggaaggagaagaagaagaagaagaaaccgACAACAGAGGCAGAACCCGTCCCAGTGGAGACCCCCACCTTCAGGCCCATCTTTGGAGCACCTCTGGTTGAAGCTGTCAAGAGGACAGCTCTGTATGATGGTATCCAGCTGCCGGCCATCTTCAGAGAATGTGTAGACTACATTGAAAGTTATGGCATGAAGTGTGAAGGCATCTACCGTGTGTCAG GTATGAAGTCTAAGGTGGATGAACTGAAAGCAGCATATGACCGTGAGGAGTGCCCCTGCCTGGAGGAGTACGACCCCCACACAGTTGCCAGCCTGCTGAAGCAGTACCTTCGAGAGCTGCCTGAGAACCTGCTGGGCCGGGACCTGGCCCAGCGCTTTGAGGACGCCTGCGGACGGCAGGTGGAGGCCGAGAAGGTGACGGAGTTCCAGAGGCTGCTGGCCGAGGTGGCGCCGGAGAGCCGACTTGTTCTCTCCTGGCTCCTCACACACATGGACCACGTCATCGCCAGGGAGGCGGACACCAAGATGAATATTCAGAATATCTCCATCGTCCTCAACCCAACCATACAG ATTGGGAACCGTGTTCTTTACGTGTTCTTCACGCACGTGAAGGAGCTGTTTGGGGATGTAGTCCTGAAGCCGGTGGTGCGGCCACTCCGCTGGTCCAACATGGCGACCATGCCAGCGCTGCCCGAGACCCAGGAGAGCATCAAAGAGGAGATCAGACGACAG gagTTCCTGCTGAACTGCCTGCATCGGGACCTGCAGGCGGGGGTGAAAGACTTGTCTAAAGAGGAGCGACTGTGGGAGGTTCAGAGAATCCTAACTGCTCTAAAACGCAAACTGAGGGAGGCCAAACGTCAG GAGTGCGAGAGTAAGATAGCCCAGGAGATAGCAAGCCTCTCAAAGGAAGATGTTTCCAAAGAGGAAATGACAGAGAATGAAGAGGAAGTCATCAACCTCCTCTTGGCACAG GAAAATGAGATCCTAAcggagcaggaggagctgatCTCTCTGGAGCAGGTGCTTCGCAGACAGATCGCAACCGAGAAGGAAGAAATCGAGAGGCTGCGAGCAGAGATCGCAGACATTCAGAG TCGGCAGCAGGGTCGCAGTGAGACGGAGGAATATTCTTCAGACAGTGAAAGCGAGagtgaagatgaggaggagctgcagttGATTCTTGAAGACCTGCAGAAACAAAACGAGGAACTGGAG AACAAGAACACCCACCTGAATCAGGCCATCCATGAGGAGCAGGAAGCCATCTTGGAGCTCCGCGTCCAGCTTCGCCTCCTGCAGAgccacaaactgcagcaggaaCTGACCGTCCAGCAGCCGGCCGAGCAGGCCCCGCCCACACAGCCCAGCCCGGAGCCCCGCAGCGAGGAGCAGACCAAACGCTCCGTCGCCGCCGCAGCTGCCGGTGCAGACGCCGCTGCCTCGGCCAACGGCAAGGCAGCTAAAGATCCTTCGAAGCCCTCGCCGAacaaagacaggagagacacCAACATGTGA
- the rab31 gene encoding ras-related protein Rab-31, protein MAIRELKVCLLGDTGVGKSSIVCRFVQDHFDHNISPTIGASFLTKTVPCGNELHKFLIWDTAGQERFHSLAPMYYRGSAAAVIVYDITKLDSFQTLKKWVKELKEHGPEDIVVAIAGNKNDLGDIREVPMKEAKEFAESIAAIFIETSARNAVNVEELFQKISKQIPPLENPEVDSNESFKLTRQPAPSTRRCC, encoded by the exons ATGGCCATAAGGGAGCTCAAAGTTTGCCTTTTAGGG GACACTGGAGTTGGGAAATCCAGCATTGTGTGCCGATTTGTTCAGGATCATTTTGACCACAACATAAGTCCCACAATAGG AGCATCATTCCTGACCAAAACAGTGCCATGTGGAAATGAACTGCACAAATTTCTGATCTGGGATACAGCCGGACAGGAACGG tttcactCATTAGCTCCAATGTACTACAGAGGATCGGCTGCTGCGGTCATCGTCTATGACATTACGAAACTG GACTCTTTCCAGACACTGAAGAAATGGGTGAAGGAGCTGAAAGAACATGGCCCGGAGGACATTGTTGTAGCCATAGCAGGAAACAAGAATGACTTAGGAGACATCAG GGAAGTTCCTATGAAGGAAGCTAAGGAGTTTGCTGAATCAATTGCAGCTATTTTCATCGAGACGAGCGCCAGAAATGCTGTCAATGTTGAGGAGCTCTTTCAGAAAATCA gTAAACAGATTCCACCGCTGGAAAACCCTGAGGTGGACTCCAACGAGTCCTTCAAACTCACCAGGCAGCCTGCTCCGTCCACCAGGAGGTGCTGCTAG